The nucleotide sequence CCGCGTCGGTCGGCCGCATGGTCCTCACCACCGAGACCGCGGTCGTCGACAAGCCGGAGGAGCCGGCGGACGACGGCCACGGCCACGGTCATCACGGCCACGCGCACTAGGAAACACCCCGTGAAGCACCCCCGGTCCTGATGGGCCGGGGGTGTTTCGCGTTCGGGCGAGGACCCGGTGTAGCCTCATCGACGTGAACATCCGCGCGCTCGCCAGCTATTGGCGCTTTATGACGGCTCCGGGCGGAGCCTGACGAAGCGCAGCGTCGAGCACGCATCCCCCGGAGCCCAGGCAGTGACCATCAGGTCGCTGCCTTTCCTGTTTTCAAGGGCACCGGACGACCACTCGGGTGCCGAGAAAGGCATTCGATGAACCTGACGCAGACCGCGCCGTCCACCAGCGACCGGCGCATCCTCACCTTCGAAGAGATACCCAGCCCGCACGCCGTCGGGTCGGAGTTCCCGCTCGGCGCCCGCCGCGCGGAGCGGGTCGCCCGCGACCGTGACGAGATCGCCGACATCCTCGCGGGCCGCGACGACCGGCTCTTGGTGGTCGTCGGCCCCTGCTCGGTGCACGACCCGGTCGCGGCCGTCGACTACGCCCACCGGCTGGCCCGCACCGCCGCCGATCTGGACGACCGGCTCAAAATCGTCATGCGGGTCTACTTCGAGAAGCCGCGCACCACGATCGGCTGGAAGGGTCTGATCAACGACCCCGGCATGGACGGCACCTTCGACGTGTCACGTGGTCTGCGTACCGCGCGCCGCCTGCTGCTCGACGTCATCGACATCGGGCTCCCCGTGGGTTGCGAGTTCCTCGAGCCGATCAGCCCGCAGTACATCGCCGACGCCGTGGCGTGGGGCGCGATCGGAGCCCGCACCACCGAGTCGCAAGTGCACCGCCAGCTCGCCTCGGGACTGTGCATGCCGGTCGGCTTCAAGAACGGCACCGACGGCAACGTGCAGGTGGCCGTCGACGGCGTGAAGGCGGCTGCCGCCCAACACGTCTTCTTCGGCATGGACGACCTCGGTCGCGGCGCCCTGGTGCGCACCGCGGGCAATGCCGACTGCCACGTCATCCTGCGCGGCGGTACGACCGGCCCCAATTACGGCGCCGAGGCCGTGCGGTCGGTGGCCGACGTCCTGGACGGATCGGGACTGCCCGGCCGCGTCGTCGTCGACTGCAGCCACGCGAACTCGGGCAAGGACCACGTCCGACAGGCCGCCGTCGCCGCGGAGGTCGCGCAGTCGGTACGCGCCGGCCTGCCGATCAGCGGCGTCATGCTGGAGAGCTTCCTGGTGGCGGGCGCCCAGTCGCCCGACGCCCGGCCGCTGACCTACGGGCAGTCGGTCACCGACGCGTGCATGGATTGGCCGACGACGGATGCGGTCCTGCGCGACCTGGCTCGCGCGGTCACGCCGTCACGTCGATGATCCACGTGACGCCGAAGCGGTCGGTGAGCTTGCCGTAGAGCGGCGAGAAGACGGCCGGCCCGAGCGGATCCTCGATCGTCGCGCCGTCGGCGAGGGCGTTCCAGTAGCCGGTGATCTCGTCCGGGTCGCTCCCTCGCAGAGCGAGATAGAAGGGGTTCTCGCCGGGGTTCCACGCCTTCGCGTCCTGAACGTCGTAAGCCATGACGCGGAAGCCGCTCGGCGACTCGACCTGCCCCCAGGCCAGTTGGTCCGCCTGGCCGGGGCCCTGCCCGGCGGGGACGTCACCGTACGGCGCGACGACGAGGTCGCCGCCGAACACCGAGTGGTAGAACTCCAGCGCCTGGCGGGCGTTGCCGCGGAAGTTGACGTGCAGTGTGCTCGTGACGCTCATGGCTCTCCTCGTATCGATCCGTGCTCACGCATCACTCTCGCGGACATGGCGGACAGGTGGTGTCCTCCATCGAGTGGTTCTCTTCGCACGAAGACGCCCCCGTCCGATGTGGCCGGGGGCGTCTTCGAGGAAGAGGAAGGTCAGAACGGCGTGTCGATGAAGCCGTTCGTCGTGTTCACCTCGTCCTGGTTGTCGACGCTGTAGTGGGGCAGCGGCGGGTTGTATTCGATGCTCGCCTGAGCGGGACCGGCGAGGCCGAGCACCGCGGCGGTCAGGCCGGAGGCGATCATGGTGGCGATACCGAGCTTCTTCATCGAGATCATCTTCTTCTGTGTCGTCCGGGACCTTGTCGTTCCGGTATGCCCAGGTCAACCGGCACGAGCCCAAGATCATTTCGTGTGGCGGTAATTGGCCGACGGCTGGCAGCAATCGACTAGGTTGCCGTTCGTGAACCCGATCTCGCTCCGGTCGATCGCCACCGCCGTCACCGTCGCGGCGCTGCTGACGGCGTGTTCGGGCTCCCCGGGGCCGGCACCCGCCTCCGGAGGCGGCGGCATCGCCGACAGCGTTGCTCCCGCGGCGCCCGCTCCGCAGAAAGGGCCCGCAGAGGCGCCGGAACTGAAGCGCGACGTCGTCACCACGGCATCGATGACCGTGACGGTGGCCGACCCGTCCGCCGCTGCCGACCGGGCCGCAGTCATCGTCGAGGATGCCGGCGGACGCGTGGACAGCCGGTCCGAGGACGCGGGTACCGGCGCCGGCCGGGCCCAGACGTCGGTCGTCCTGCGGGTGCCGTCGGCCAAGCTCGACCCGGTGGTGCGCGACCTCAAGTCACTGGGTGAGGTTCAGACGGCGGAGACGACGGCCGAGGACGTCACCGCGCAACGGGTAGACCTCGACGCGCGGATCCGGGCGCTGCAGACGTCCGTCGATCGGCTGCTCGCCATCATGCGCGACGCACGCGACCCGGACGCCCTCATCACCGCAGAAGGGGCACTGTCGCAACGCCAGGCCGAACTCGACAGCCTGCGAGCCCAGCGCGACCAGCTCGGCGACCGCGTCGACTTCGCCACCGTGACCGTCACGCTGGTGGCCGAGCAGCCGGGTGGTCCCGGGCCGACGCAGTACCGAGGTTTCGGCGGTCAGGTGGAGCGCGGCTGGGACGCCCTGGTGACGGTGGCGACCCAGGGCGTCCTGCTGGTGGGACTGTTCCTCCCGTGGCTGGGCGCGCTGCTCGTCGTGGCCCTCGCGGGCTACCTCGTCACCAGGCTGGCGGGCTCACGCCGCAGGACACCGCCCGAAACGGCGACGATCCCCGGTGGAGACCGGGGATCGTCGGACGGTTCAGCGGGGGACGGCGATTAGGCGGAGCGGCGGATGCCGCGCTTGAGCAGGAGTTCGCGCTCGGACTCACTGAGCCCACCCCAGATGCCGTAGGGCTCGCCGACGGCGAGGGCGTGGGTACGGCACTGCGTGATGACGGGGCAGCTGCGGCACATCTCCTTGGCGCGCATCTCGCGCTGCGCCCGAGCGCGGCCGCGCTCGCCGTCGGGATGGAAGAACATCGAGGAGTCGACGCCCCGGCAGACGCCCTGCATCTGCCAGTCCCAGATGTCGGCGTTGGGTCCGGGAAGCTGTTGCGGCTGTGGCATTGGGAAATCCCCTCTCTACGCGGTACATCGCGGTAGAACCACCCGCGTGAGTCGTGAAACGTTCCGAGCCCTAGTCGCCGCTGACTGCTCGTGGACACAACGTAGAGACGCTTCCGAAATTGCGTCAATAGCCCGAACACCTGCTCAGGCCCCGAGCGGCAGCGTCGGAATTTACGTCTCGTTAATCCATGCGACGTGGCCGCAACGCAGCTCGTGGTTGCCGGGAGCGCCCAGTGACGGACCGCGGACCGTTTCCGCTGCTCGCGTCGAATGGCGCTGTGCCGCTTGCGACTACCGCTCACATGCCAGTTGATCTGGCTGTAACACGGGGTCCACGAACTGTTAACCGATGTTGGCTTGGCAACAATCTGGTCCGCCGACGCGCAGCGGGGCCTTGGTAGGTTCCGGGCGTGCTGCTGACCGACTGTGCCTTCGGCGCGCGGCCGGACGCGTGGCCGCTGCCGCCGGCGACCACGGCCGAGGAGCACTGGCACCGCGCGGTCGCGGCGGGCGGACAGGGGCACTACGGCGCCGCGCTCGCCGACCTCGAGACGCTGGCCCGGTTGCCGGCCAGCGGTGCGCTCAGGTCACTGGGCCTCAGCACGCGCGCGTCGTTCCTGCGCCAGTTGGGCCACCACGGCGCCGCCCGGGTATGGGACGGTCGAGCCTGGGGAGCCGTCGCGGCCGACCCCGACGCTGCGCCCGACGCCGCCGCCGATGCGTTGGTGGGGCTGGCGGCCGACGCGCTCGGCGTGGGCCGGTTCGCCCTCTCCGCGCGACTGCTGCACCGCGCAGCGCCGGTCGTCGAGCGTGCGCAGCCCCGGGCGGCGGTCCGGTGGGGCTGGGTGTCGGCCGAGCTGGCGATGGCCACCGGGCAGGGAGCCGCCGCCGTCGGGCACGCCGAGCGGGCCGTCGGCCGCGCCGGGGCCACCGGCTCCACGCGACACGCCGTGAAGTCCGAGGTCGTGCTCGCCGCCGCCCTGTGTTGCAGCGGCGAACTGGACGCCTCCCGCCGCGTCGCCGAGGCGGCACTCGGCATGGCGGAACGCCACGGTTTGGTGCCGCTGACCTGGGCTTTGGCGAGCCTGCTCGGTGACATCGGGGGAGTGACGCGCGAGGCGGAAGAACTGCGGGCGACGCGTGAGCGATCCGCAGCCGTCGTGCGACACCGCGGCGGCACGTGGGCGGTCCGCTGATTCGAAGCCCGCGGAGCGGATCATTAGTCTTTAGCTGACACCTCGCCGCCCCATCCGTAACGCTGGAGATATCGCACACGATGACAATTTCGGGAGACGGTCTCGATGCCATCGTTGCTCAAGCAGTCGGCGGCGATCGAGATGCCCTCCGGAAGGTGCTGGAGACCATCCGCCCGATCGTCGTCCGCTACGTGCGGGCGCGGATCGGAACCGCGGACCGCAGCGGTCTCTCAGCTGACGACGTGGCTCAGGAGGTGTGCTTGGCCGCCATCACGGCGCTGCCGCGCTACAGGGATCAGGGACGACCGTTCCTGGCCTTCGTCTACGGCATCGCCGCACACAAGGTTGCTGACGCCCACCGCGCCGCGGGGCGCAACAAGAGCGATGCCACCGACACCATGCCCGAGCGTGCCTCCACGGCCGCCGGGCCCGAGCAGCTCGCCATCGACGCCGATTCGGCCGCGAGGATGAACGCGCTGCTCGCCGTGCTGCCCGAGAAGCAGCGCGAGATCGTCATCCTGCGCGTCGTCGTCGGCATGAGTGCCGAGGAGACCGCCGAGGCGGTCGGCAGTACGCCGGGAGCGGTGCGCGTCGCCCAGCACCGCGCTCTGGCCCGACTCAAGAGCGAGATCGTGGCGACGGGACACGACCATGCCTGACTTCGGACGCTGGACCTCGAACGGGGGAGATCCCTCCCTCAACGACATCAACCGTGCCGACCGCTTCATCGAAGCGCTCAGCAGCAATCAGCCGGTCTACTCCACCGATCCCGGCGACGCCGAGCTGGCGTTCCTCCTCGCGGACTGGCGTGACGGCGTCCGCGAGACGCCGTCGTCGGTGACGGTCACCGAGGCCGACGCCGTGGCGGCCCTCGCTGCAGCGACCGCCCCGCACCGCGGTAACCGCCGCACGCTGGCCGTCGTCGGCTCCGCGGCTGCCGCCGTCCTGTGCGTGGGCGGCTTCGGCGCGGCCGTCTACGGCGCCGGACCGGGTGACGGTCTGTACGGATTGCGCACCATGTTCTTCGGCGAGCAGCAGGCCACGCGCGACGACCAGGTGGTCCTCGCTGCGCAGCAGGAACTTGCCCAGGTGCAGCAGCTCGTCGAGCAGGGCCAGTGGGATCAGGCCCAGGACAAGCTCGCCACGCTTTCGTCCACCGTGCAGAGCGTCGAGCAGGTCGAGCGCAAGCACGACCTGATCGAGCAGTGGAATGCGTTGACCTACAAGGTGGTCGAGCAGGATCCTGCAGCGACCCTGCCTCCGGTCGGCGAGCCGTTGCCACCGCTGCCGGACGCCCCGCTGACGCTCCTGCCGCTGCCGGCCCTGCCCGATCCCGGCGCCACGTCGACGTCGTCGTCCACGTCGTCCACGTCGCCGGGAGAGACCACCTCGTCGCCGGGTGAGACCACCACCTCGACGTCCGAGGTCACGCCGTCGCCGTCGGACGTGCCGAGTACGACGCTGCCGAGTACGACGCTGCCGAGTACGACGCTGCCGGGTACGACGCTGCCGAGTTCGACCGTGCCGAGTGCGACGCCGAGCACCCCGGTGACCACGCCGCCGCCGGCCAGCACGCCCGCGGCCACACCGCCGCCGTCGAGTGCGACCCGGCCGCCGGCCACGTCCACGACCACCGTGGTGTCGCCGACGACCACGACGACGGTGACTCAGGCACCGGCAGCCCAGCCGCCCGCGGCACCCGGTTCATTGGTCGCACCGCCGGTCCAGACGCCGACGTTGGTGCAGGAGCAGCAGCAGGCCCCGGAGCGGGAGCAGAAGCCCGCGCGCGAGGACGCACCCGTGACCACGGTGATCCTGCCGGGCGGCGGTCAGGGCAACGGCGGGGGCAATGGTGGCGGAAACGGCGGCGGCAACGGACGCGGGTGATCCGCTCGCGTTACGCCGTCAGCGATAGCCGTCGGAGTCCGACGACGTGGCCTCGTTGAGCGAGGCGTCCGCGTAACCGCGGCAGTAGTCCCAGGTGACGTAGGCGTCGGGCTCGGGGTCGTAGGCCGGCTCGTGCGGGCGCACCGTCCCGTCGACGAGCAGCTGCAGCAGGTTGGCGCGCAGCATGTCCCAGTCGTGGTAGTGGTCCTGCTGGCATTCGTCGCAGCACACCACCAGTCCGCGAATTCCCTTGTGCGCCAACAATGCTTCATAGACGGCGAGGTCCGCGAGATCGGCCTCCACCGCGACGCGCTCCTGCGGATCCAGCGGCTGGCCGGGCTCGATCGCATCGAGAGCCGCCGAGGGATCGCACGGGTCGTCGGCGAACGGATCGGGCGGCAAACCCGGTGGCAGGTGGTCTCGCACGGGTTCCACAGTACGCAGGCCCCGTGGGGTCGCGCTAGCGCTCCGTGGCCCCGCCGGGGCGTGTCCGGTGGGCGATCGGGCGCCGTCGGCGCAGCGTGAAGCCGATCACGCGGGCCCGTGCCGATAAGATGGTCGTTCACCGTCTCCACCTGCCGCGCCCCCCGGGAGGCCCACCCCATGTCGATCACCGAGAGCAGCCTTCCCATCGCCGTGCCGGTCCCCACCGGCGGTGACGATCCCACCAAGGTCGCCATGCTGGGCCTGACCTTCGACGACGTCCTGCTGCTGCCCGCCGCGTCCGACGTGGTGCCCGCCCACGCCGACACTTCAAGCCAGCTGACCAAGCGCATCCGGCTGCGGGTGCCCCTGGTCAGCTCGGCCATGGACACCGTCACCGAGTCCCGCATGGCGATCGCCATGGCCCGGGCCGGCGGCATGGGCGTGCTGCACCGCAATCTGCCGGTCGCCGAGCAGGCCGGACAGGTCGAGACCGTCAAACGGTCCGAGGCGGGCATGGTCACCAACCCCGTCACGTGCTCGCCCGACGACACGCTGGCCGAGGTCGACGCGATGTGTGCGCGCTTCCGCATCTCGGGCCTTCCGGTCGTGGACGGCCGGGGTGCGCTGGTCGGCATCATCACCAACCGCGACATGCGCTTCGAAGTCGACATGAACAAGCCCGTCGCCGAGGTCATGACCAAGGCGCCGCTCATCACCGCGCAGGAGGGCGTCTCCGCGGAGGCGGCGCTGGGCCTGTTGCGTCGCAACAAGATCGAGAAGCTGCCGATCGTCGACGGCAACGGCAAGCTGACCGGTCTCATCACCGTCAAGGACTTCGTCAAGACCGAGCAGTTCCCGCTCGCCACCAAGGACAGCGACGGCCGGCTGCTGGTGGGCGCCGCGGTCGGCGTGGGCGACGACGCCCGGGAACGCGCAATGACCCTCGTCGACGCCGGAGTGGACGTGCTCATCGTCGACACCGCGCACGCCCACAACCGCGGCGTGCTCGACATGGTGTCCTGGGTCAAGGCCATGGTCGGCGAGCGCGTCGAGGTGGTCGGCGGCAACGTCGCCACCCGCGCCGCCGCGGCAGCGCTGGTCGACGCCGGCGCCGACGCGGTCAAGGTGGGCGTCGGTCCCGGCTCGATCTGCACCACCCGCGTGGTCGCCGGTGTCGGCGCACCGCAGATCACCGCGATCCTCGAGGCCACCGCGGCCTGTGCGCCGCGCGGCGTGCCGGTCATCGCGGACGGCGGCCTGCAGTACTCCGGCGACATCGCCAAGGCCCTGGCGGCCGGCGCGTCCACGGCGATGCTCGGCTCGCTGCTGGCCGGCACGGCCGAGGCCCCCGGCGACCTGGTCTTCGTCAACGGCAAGCAGTTCAAGAGCTACCGCGGGATGGGCTCGCTGGGCGCCATGCAGAACCGCGGCTCGCAGAAGAGCTACTCCAAGGACCGCTACTTCCAGGACGACGTGCTGAGCGAGGACAAGCTGGTGCCGGAGGGCATCGAGGGCCGGGTACCCTTCCGCGGCCCGCTGTCCACCGTCGTGCACCAGCTCACCGGCGGTCTACGGGCGGCCATGGGCTACACCGGGTCCGCCACGATCGAACAGCTGCAGCAGGCGCAGTTCGTGCAGATCACCGCGGCGGGGCTGAAGGAGAGCCACCCGCACGACATCACGATGACGGTCGAAGCGCCCAACTACTACTCCCGCTAGGGGACCCCGACGCATGCGCGACATGGTTGAAATCGGCATGGGCCGGACCGCCCGCCGCACGTACGAACTCGACGACGTCAACATCGTTCCGTCGCGGCGGACGCGCTCCTCGCAGGACGTCTCGACGGCCTGGCAGCTCGACGCCTACCGCTTCGAGACACCGGTCATCGCCCACCCCACCGACGCGCTGGTGTCGGTGGAGTTCGCCATCGAGATGGGCCGTCGCGGCGGTCTCGGCGTGCTCAACGGCGAGGGCCTGATCGGCCGCCACGCCGACGTCGAGGCGAAGGTCGCGCAGGTGATCGAGGCCGCCGAGAAGGAGCCCGAGCCGTCGGCTGCCATCCGGCTGCTCCAGCAGCTGCACGCCGCGCCGCTCGACCCCGAACTGCTCGGCGCCGCGGTGGCCCGGATCCGCGAGGCCGGCGTCACCACCGCCGTGCGGGTCAGCCCGCAGAACGCCCAGGCACTGACCCCGGCTCTGGTGGCCGCAGGCATCGACCTGCTGGTCATCCAGGGCACCATCATCTCGGCGGAAAGGGTCGCCCAGGATCACGGGGTCGGTGAGCCGCTGAACCTCAAGACGTTCATCTCCGAACTCGACGTGCCGGTCGTGGCGGGCGGCGTGCTGGACCATCGCACGGCGCTGCACCTGATGCGCACGGGCGCCGCCGGCGTCATCGTCGGCTACGGCTCGACCTCCGGTGTCACCACCAGCGACGAGGTGCTCGGCATCAGCGTGCCGATGGCCACCGCGATCGCCGACGCCGCCGCCGCGCGGCGGGAGTACCTCGACGAGACCGGCGGCCGCTACGTGCACGTGCTGGCCGACGGCGACATCCACACCTCCGGCGACCTGGCCAAGGCCATCGCCTGCGGTGCCGACGCCGTGGTGCTGGGCACGCCGCTGGCGGTGGCGGCCGAGGCGTTGGGCGGCGGCTGGTACTGGCCATCGGCTGCGGCGCACCCCTCGTTGCCGCGCGGTGCCCTGCTGCAGGTGGCCGTCGGCGAGCGGCCGGCGCTGGAGCAGGTGCTCGGCGGGCCGTCCGACGACCCGTTCGGCTCCCTCAACCTGGTCGGCGGACTACGTCGCGCGATGGCCAAGGCCGGCTACTGCGACCTCAAGGAGTTCCAGAAGGTCGGGCTGACCGTCGGCTCCTGACCGGCGAGGATTCACAGCGTTCTTTACAAGTTAGGGTCGCCTGTCTAGCTCGTTACCCGGCAGTAAGTTCATAATGGCGGGCATGCCTGACTACGACGTCGTGATCATCGGTTCGGGTTTCGGAGGCAGCGTCAGCGCGCTGCGTCTCACCG is from Mycolicibacterium grossiae and encodes:
- a CDS encoding 3-deoxy-7-phosphoheptulonate synthase, whose protein sequence is MNLTQTAPSTSDRRILTFEEIPSPHAVGSEFPLGARRAERVARDRDEIADILAGRDDRLLVVVGPCSVHDPVAAVDYAHRLARTAADLDDRLKIVMRVYFEKPRTTIGWKGLINDPGMDGTFDVSRGLRTARRLLLDVIDIGLPVGCEFLEPISPQYIADAVAWGAIGARTTESQVHRQLASGLCMPVGFKNGTDGNVQVAVDGVKAAAAQHVFFGMDDLGRGALVRTAGNADCHVILRGGTTGPNYGAEAVRSVADVLDGSGLPGRVVVDCSHANSGKDHVRQAAVAAEVAQSVRAGLPISGVMLESFLVAGAQSPDARPLTYGQSVTDACMDWPTTDAVLRDLARAVTPSRR
- a CDS encoding VOC family protein, with protein sequence MSVTSTLHVNFRGNARQALEFYHSVFGGDLVVAPYGDVPAGQGPGQADQLAWGQVESPSGFRVMAYDVQDAKAWNPGENPFYLALRGSDPDEITGYWNALADGATIEDPLGPAVFSPLYGKLTDRFGVTWIIDVTA
- a CDS encoding DUF4349 domain-containing protein, encoding MNPISLRSIATAVTVAALLTACSGSPGPAPASGGGGIADSVAPAAPAPQKGPAEAPELKRDVVTTASMTVTVADPSAAADRAAVIVEDAGGRVDSRSEDAGTGAGRAQTSVVLRVPSAKLDPVVRDLKSLGEVQTAETTAEDVTAQRVDLDARIRALQTSVDRLLAIMRDARDPDALITAEGALSQRQAELDSLRAQRDQLGDRVDFATVTVTLVAEQPGGPGPTQYRGFGGQVERGWDALVTVATQGVLLVGLFLPWLGALLVVALAGYLVTRLAGSRRRTPPETATIPGGDRGSSDGSAGDGD
- a CDS encoding WhiB family transcriptional regulator produces the protein MPQPQQLPGPNADIWDWQMQGVCRGVDSSMFFHPDGERGRARAQREMRAKEMCRSCPVITQCRTHALAVGEPYGIWGGLSESERELLLKRGIRRSA
- a CDS encoding sigma-70 family RNA polymerase sigma factor, with translation MTISGDGLDAIVAQAVGGDRDALRKVLETIRPIVVRYVRARIGTADRSGLSADDVAQEVCLAAITALPRYRDQGRPFLAFVYGIAAHKVADAHRAAGRNKSDATDTMPERASTAAGPEQLAIDADSAARMNALLAVLPEKQREIVILRVVVGMSAEETAEAVGSTPGAVRVAQHRALARLKSEIVATGHDHA
- a CDS encoding anti-sigma-D factor RsdA, yielding MPDFGRWTSNGGDPSLNDINRADRFIEALSSNQPVYSTDPGDAELAFLLADWRDGVRETPSSVTVTEADAVAALAAATAPHRGNRRTLAVVGSAAAAVLCVGGFGAAVYGAGPGDGLYGLRTMFFGEQQATRDDQVVLAAQQELAQVQQLVEQGQWDQAQDKLATLSSTVQSVEQVERKHDLIEQWNALTYKVVEQDPAATLPPVGEPLPPLPDAPLTLLPLPALPDPGATSTSSSTSSTSPGETTSSPGETTTSTSEVTPSPSDVPSTTLPSTTLPSTTLPGTTLPSSTVPSATPSTPVTTPPPASTPAATPPPSSATRPPATSTTTVVSPTTTTTVTQAPAAQPPAAPGSLVAPPVQTPTLVQEQQQAPEREQKPAREDAPVTTVILPGGGQGNGGGNGGGNGGGNGRG
- a CDS encoding DUF5319 domain-containing protein produces the protein MRDHLPPGLPPDPFADDPCDPSAALDAIEPGQPLDPQERVAVEADLADLAVYEALLAHKGIRGLVVCCDECQQDHYHDWDMLRANLLQLLVDGTVRPHEPAYDPEPDAYVTWDYCRGYADASLNEATSSDSDGYR
- the guaB gene encoding IMP dehydrogenase: MSITESSLPIAVPVPTGGDDPTKVAMLGLTFDDVLLLPAASDVVPAHADTSSQLTKRIRLRVPLVSSAMDTVTESRMAIAMARAGGMGVLHRNLPVAEQAGQVETVKRSEAGMVTNPVTCSPDDTLAEVDAMCARFRISGLPVVDGRGALVGIITNRDMRFEVDMNKPVAEVMTKAPLITAQEGVSAEAALGLLRRNKIEKLPIVDGNGKLTGLITVKDFVKTEQFPLATKDSDGRLLVGAAVGVGDDARERAMTLVDAGVDVLIVDTAHAHNRGVLDMVSWVKAMVGERVEVVGGNVATRAAAAALVDAGADAVKVGVGPGSICTTRVVAGVGAPQITAILEATAACAPRGVPVIADGGLQYSGDIAKALAAGASTAMLGSLLAGTAEAPGDLVFVNGKQFKSYRGMGSLGAMQNRGSQKSYSKDRYFQDDVLSEDKLVPEGIEGRVPFRGPLSTVVHQLTGGLRAAMGYTGSATIEQLQQAQFVQITAAGLKESHPHDITMTVEAPNYYSR
- a CDS encoding GuaB3 family IMP dehydrogenase-related protein → MRDMVEIGMGRTARRTYELDDVNIVPSRRTRSSQDVSTAWQLDAYRFETPVIAHPTDALVSVEFAIEMGRRGGLGVLNGEGLIGRHADVEAKVAQVIEAAEKEPEPSAAIRLLQQLHAAPLDPELLGAAVARIREAGVTTAVRVSPQNAQALTPALVAAGIDLLVIQGTIISAERVAQDHGVGEPLNLKTFISELDVPVVAGGVLDHRTALHLMRTGAAGVIVGYGSTSGVTTSDEVLGISVPMATAIADAAAARREYLDETGGRYVHVLADGDIHTSGDLAKAIACGADAVVLGTPLAVAAEALGGGWYWPSAAAHPSLPRGALLQVAVGERPALEQVLGGPSDDPFGSLNLVGGLRRAMAKAGYCDLKEFQKVGLTVGS